Proteins from one Leptonema illini DSM 21528 genomic window:
- a CDS encoding 4a-hydroxytetrahydrobiopterin dehydratase, whose protein sequence is MKALTDSEIRAALTDLHGWRYEGGRLRAEFRFSDFAQAFGFMAHCAIHAEHLDHHPDWRNVYNRVEVELYTHDADSVTSRDLHLARLMSEAAALSLVHT, encoded by the coding sequence ATGAAAGCACTGACCGATTCAGAAATCCGTGCCGCTCTTACAGATCTGCACGGCTGGCGTTATGAAGGAGGCCGACTTCGTGCCGAATTCCGCTTTTCGGATTTTGCGCAGGCCTTCGGCTTCATGGCTCATTGTGCGATTCATGCCGAACACCTGGACCACCACCCGGATTGGAGGAACGTTTACAACAGGGTGGAGGTGGAGCTTTATACCCATGATGCAGATTCCGTTACAAGCCGTGATCTGCACCTGGCCCGTCTGATGAGTGAAGCGGCTGCTCTATCGCTGGTTCATACGTAA
- a CDS encoding menaquinone biosynthesis protein: MRLGLVRYLNARPLDFAFQTDTERCTGVTCHPDTPARLVEQLLAGELDAALISSVECFRNADRLAWCDSVGVASESEVQSLLYLRRECDDLDIPVKRIYLDEGSRTTVALVRLLYLRRFGHLPECVSLPPEEIPAMLDADTAGLLIGDAALSMFKSPAGFHFHDLVTWWRSETGLPFVAALWAYPKEKAALFKDGFFESSLEWGLARMDEILARYGEEYRAYLTEALHYRLTAEDRRALAVFSGLLQEKGLL; the protein is encoded by the coding sequence ATGCGACTGGGGCTTGTGCGATACCTGAACGCACGTCCGCTTGACTTTGCCTTCCAGACCGATACGGAGCGCTGTACGGGCGTTACCTGTCATCCCGATACGCCGGCCCGTCTCGTTGAGCAGCTTCTTGCCGGCGAGCTTGATGCGGCGCTGATCAGCTCGGTCGAATGCTTTCGTAATGCCGATCGCCTCGCCTGGTGCGACTCCGTCGGCGTTGCCAGCGAATCCGAAGTGCAATCCCTGCTCTATCTGCGTCGTGAATGCGACGACTTAGACATCCCCGTAAAAAGGATCTATCTCGACGAAGGCAGCCGCACGACGGTCGCCCTTGTTCGTCTGCTCTATCTGCGTCGTTTCGGCCACCTGCCGGAATGTGTTTCCCTGCCGCCCGAAGAAATCCCCGCAATGCTCGACGCCGATACGGCAGGGCTGCTGATCGGCGACGCGGCGCTGTCAATGTTCAAATCGCCGGCGGGGTTTCATTTTCACGACCTTGTAACATGGTGGCGTTCTGAGACCGGTCTGCCCTTTGTTGCCGCTCTGTGGGCGTATCCGAAAGAAAAGGCCGCTCTATTCAAAGACGGGTTCTTTGAATCATCCCTTGAATGGGGGCTGGCTCGCATGGACGAGATATTAGCCCGATACGGAGAAGAGTACAGAGCTTACTTAACGGAAGCCCTGCATTACCGCCTTACGGCAGAGGACCGCCGGGCCCTTGCTGTGTTTTCGGGCCTTCTTCAGGAGAAGGGTTTGCTTTAA
- a CDS encoding LON peptidase substrate-binding domain-containing protein has protein sequence MTEQIPIFPLNTVLFPGMPLLLHIFEPRYRLMLDRCLEEGLPVGIFLIKDGREALGPVAEPHPVGTLAHIRAVHRQGDGRSHVELIGDSRIRLVSQQTHADGYTMGECERLSEDLSALPSEPERMLFESELRRLLDLDGTVPVDPLLLCHSALRLLDLPLPEKQTILKMDHFIDRWNETERRLHQKLEYRMLAKKLSRRSDDSPELPGESLN, from the coding sequence ATGACAGAACAGATACCGATCTTTCCGCTTAATACGGTGCTCTTTCCAGGCATGCCGCTTCTACTGCATATCTTCGAGCCGCGCTACCGCCTCATGCTGGATCGCTGCCTCGAAGAAGGCCTGCCTGTCGGCATCTTTCTGATCAAAGACGGCCGCGAGGCGCTTGGCCCCGTCGCCGAGCCGCATCCGGTCGGTACGCTCGCCCATATTCGCGCCGTTCATCGTCAGGGGGATGGGCGTTCGCATGTCGAGCTGATCGGCGATTCGCGCATTCGCCTCGTTTCGCAGCAAACGCACGCCGATGGTTATACGATGGGCGAATGTGAAAGGCTTTCCGAAGATCTGTCGGCGCTGCCCTCAGAACCGGAACGCATGCTTTTTGAGTCGGAGCTTCGGCGCCTTCTCGATCTGGACGGAACGGTTCCAGTGGACCCGCTTCTTCTCTGCCATTCCGCCCTGCGCCTTCTGGATCTGCCGCTTCCCGAAAAGCAGACCATTTTGAAGATGGATCACTTTATAGACCGCTGGAACGAAACCGAAAGGCGCCTGCATCAGAAGCTCGAATACAGAATGCTGGCGAAAAAGCTCAGTCGCCGCAGCGACGACTCTCCTGAACTTCCCGGTGAATCGCTGAACTGA
- a CDS encoding alkaline phosphatase PhoX, which produces MKNAILFALIFPIAVSCSRISLDFRGIGWPEGEEGRHSIRSTDSAVFQGKDMPIKYQTFLRSGDAITGGVYGQVLSRTGQPVRNVFRSLGVNDGPLAGVSNFNDFTTMLERDGNLFVVQHFESVPGAVYITSVKRDEEGKLIPLSTRNLDFAEQGGVYSPCAGSITPWGSHIGSEEYEPNAGMRDTLGRIDARYNAMAGFFSGDASHTDVLRNMNPYLYGWTPEVILLDGSGKTETRKRYALGRFSHEIAVVMPDRRTVYMSDDGKHGTLFLFVADKPGDLTAGTLYAARWNQRKADVLRESSVIADLQWVSLGHATEAQIESVLKSDIVPGAAGPSGPLFQDLFDAVAPVNNACPEGFTAVEAGTSNLSAPDSKLECLKLKSGEFKGVPVSVLASRLESRRYAVMLGATAEFNKKEGVAYDDVRNRLYFAVSRIEKAMQPEKGKGIAADHIRLTANRCGAVFAADLKADTSINSDYVIGELYPLVLGRPLAESQVAGRKTDLCDPDRMAEPDNIAFLPGSDLLFIAEDADDGHSLNFLWSYNVRTGNFRRLLHGPRGAEITSPSWIRLGDGSLYFFATVMHPYRDIEADGGPGGRAVTTEERRATTGYFGPFR; this is translated from the coding sequence ATGAAAAATGCAATACTCTTCGCCCTGATCTTCCCGATTGCCGTCAGTTGCTCGCGAATCTCCCTTGATTTTCGCGGCATTGGCTGGCCCGAAGGCGAAGAGGGCAGACATTCGATTCGCAGCACTGATTCGGCCGTTTTTCAGGGAAAGGATATGCCGATCAAATACCAGACGTTTCTGCGTTCCGGCGATGCGATTACAGGCGGAGTGTACGGTCAGGTGCTGTCGCGGACCGGGCAGCCCGTTCGCAACGTCTTCCGTTCGCTTGGAGTGAACGACGGTCCGCTTGCCGGCGTTAGCAATTTCAACGATTTCACAACGATGCTGGAGCGCGACGGCAATCTGTTCGTCGTCCAGCATTTTGAATCCGTACCGGGAGCCGTTTATATAACGTCCGTAAAGCGGGATGAAGAAGGAAAGCTGATTCCTCTGTCGACGCGGAACCTGGACTTTGCCGAACAGGGAGGCGTTTACAGCCCCTGTGCCGGAAGCATAACGCCGTGGGGATCGCATATAGGATCTGAGGAGTATGAACCGAACGCGGGAATGCGCGATACGCTTGGGCGCATCGATGCCCGGTATAACGCCATGGCCGGCTTTTTCTCGGGTGATGCTTCGCACACCGACGTGTTGCGTAACATGAACCCGTATCTGTACGGATGGACGCCTGAGGTGATCCTGCTTGATGGCTCGGGAAAGACCGAAACTCGCAAGCGTTATGCCCTGGGCCGCTTCTCGCATGAAATTGCCGTCGTTATGCCCGATCGCCGCACCGTTTACATGAGCGATGACGGAAAACACGGCACGCTCTTTCTCTTTGTCGCCGATAAGCCGGGCGATCTTACGGCGGGAACGCTTTATGCCGCTCGCTGGAATCAACGCAAGGCCGACGTTTTGCGGGAATCTTCAGTCATCGCCGATCTGCAGTGGGTCTCTCTCGGCCATGCCACAGAGGCTCAGATCGAATCCGTCTTGAAAAGTGATATCGTTCCCGGCGCTGCGGGCCCTTCGGGTCCTCTCTTTCAGGATCTTTTTGATGCCGTCGCTCCGGTTAACAACGCCTGCCCGGAAGGATTCACCGCTGTGGAGGCGGGAACGTCTAACCTCAGCGCTCCTGATTCGAAGCTGGAATGCCTGAAGCTGAAAAGCGGTGAGTTTAAGGGAGTGCCAGTATCGGTGCTTGCTTCAAGGCTGGAAAGCCGACGGTACGCCGTCATGCTCGGTGCTACGGCCGAGTTCAATAAAAAAGAAGGCGTCGCCTATGACGATGTGCGCAATCGTCTGTACTTTGCCGTTTCGCGAATCGAAAAGGCCATGCAACCTGAAAAAGGAAAGGGCATCGCAGCGGATCATATTCGCCTTACTGCGAATCGTTGTGGGGCCGTTTTTGCGGCCGATCTGAAGGCCGATACATCTATCAATAGTGATTATGTCATCGGTGAGCTGTACCCTCTTGTGCTGGGGCGACCGCTGGCCGAGTCGCAGGTGGCCGGACGAAAGACCGATCTCTGTGATCCGGACCGCATGGCCGAGCCCGACAACATCGCCTTTCTGCCAGGAAGCGACCTGCTCTTTATCGCCGAAGATGCCGATGACGGCCATAGCCTGAACTTTCTCTGGTCGTATAACGTTCGCACGGGGAATTTTCGTCGCCTTCTGCATGGTCCGCGCGGAGCCGAGATCACGTCTCCCTCCTGGATTCGACTGGGCGACGGCTCGCTGTATTTCTTCGCCACCGTCATGCATCCCTATCGTGATATCGAGGCCGACGGTGGACCCGGAGGACGTGCCGTTACGACAGAAGAGAGGCGTGCGACTACGGGGTATTTCGGACCGTTCCGGTAA
- a CDS encoding UbiA-like polyprenyltransferase: MQKPIRRLSDYLRMIKFSHSLFALPFAGVALVQLLYYDPSVLERSDFLKLLAGIVICMVAMRSAAMGFNRIVDRRFDAANPRTANREIPSGTISLSSAVFFVVLFLAIFVAAAFWIQPLAGWLSPIPIIVTLGYSFTKRFTCLCHLVLGLALGLVPPAVWVAVAGTITIEPLLWMLGVAFYTAGFDILYASQDLEFDRNVGLRSIPARFGLSKAFWIARSFHLLSFLTFVSVALLAGTGWFFAFTLAVVGGLFVFQHVLVGNGRLDRIPIAFFNVNAAISAVIFIGLLVDRFILPGFL, from the coding sequence ATGCAAAAACCGATCCGACGACTTTCAGACTATTTGCGGATGATCAAATTCTCGCACAGCCTTTTCGCCCTTCCCTTCGCCGGTGTCGCCCTCGTGCAGCTTCTCTACTACGATCCTTCTGTTCTGGAGCGATCGGATTTTCTGAAGCTGCTTGCCGGTATCGTCATCTGTATGGTCGCCATGCGCAGTGCGGCGATGGGCTTTAACCGCATCGTCGACCGGCGTTTTGATGCGGCCAATCCACGCACGGCGAACCGCGAGATTCCGTCGGGAACGATCTCTCTTTCAAGCGCCGTCTTTTTCGTCGTACTCTTCCTTGCGATATTCGTCGCCGCCGCCTTCTGGATTCAACCTCTTGCCGGATGGCTTTCGCCCATACCAATCATCGTCACGCTCGGATATTCGTTTACAAAGCGCTTTACCTGCCTCTGCCATCTCGTACTCGGCCTTGCTCTTGGCCTTGTTCCTCCGGCCGTCTGGGTCGCCGTAGCGGGAACAATCACGATTGAGCCTCTACTCTGGATGCTCGGCGTCGCCTTTTATACGGCGGGTTTCGACATCCTGTATGCGTCGCAGGATCTTGAATTCGATCGCAACGTCGGATTGCGCTCTATTCCGGCACGGTTCGGCCTTTCAAAGGCCTTCTGGATCGCGCGTAGCTTTCACCTGCTTTCGTTCCTCACGTTTGTCAGTGTTGCCCTGCTGGCCGGGACGGGATGGTTCTTCGCCTTTACGCTGGCCGTCGTCGGTGGGCTGTTTGTCTTTCAGCATGTGCTTGTGGGGAACGGACGGCTTGATCGTATTCCCATCGCCTTTTTTAATGTCAATGCCGCCATCAGCGCCGTCATCTTTATCGGATTGCTTGTGGACAGATTTATTCTGCCGGGCTTTCTTTAA
- a CDS encoding cupin domain-containing protein, translating to MTESTESTESAASLIERLQMQPHPEGGYYRETYRSSCEIQLPGLFPGPRSASTGIYYLLERGDFSAFHRIKSDEMWHFYAGDPIIVHVLHANRAERYQRIELGRGLAYQAVVPAGAWFASESAGEFSLVGCTVAPGFDFADFEMAERSRLIKDFPEYANLITSLTR from the coding sequence ATGACGGAATCGACGGAATCGACGGAATCGGCAGCGTCTCTGATTGAACGTCTGCAGATGCAACCGCATCCTGAAGGCGGCTACTACCGGGAAACCTACCGTTCCTCATGCGAAATCCAGTTGCCCGGTCTTTTCCCGGGGCCCCGGTCGGCATCAACAGGTATCTATTACCTGCTGGAGCGAGGGGATTTCTCGGCCTTTCATCGTATCAAATCCGACGAGATGTGGCATTTCTATGCCGGCGATCCCATCATAGTTCACGTGCTGCATGCAAATCGTGCTGAGCGCTATCAGCGGATTGAACTTGGTCGCGGGCTGGCGTATCAGGCCGTTGTGCCGGCCGGCGCCTGGTTTGCCTCAGAAAGCGCAGGCGAGTTCTCTCTGGTCGGATGCACCGTCGCTCCCGGCTTTGATTTCGCCGACTTCGAGATGGCCGAGCGTTCCCGTCTCATTAAGGATTTTCCCGAATACGCCAATCTTATCACAAGCCTGACGCGTTGA
- a CDS encoding ABC transporter substrate-binding protein, with amino-acid sequence MKIQLEKLMAFAFVSMVVVFLIAYNLNKPRVFILHSYDTDYSWVTDINEGFARVLKNKAYNTRYFYMNTKRNPGVEYKQRTGETVVKMIRDWNPDILIAVDDDAQKFAARHFIDDPKIKIIYTGVNAFPEDYGFDKAKNATGILERLPFEAFKEVFVQILPPNRRKVMHIADSSSTSVFIQHEVEAYDWGPMVLTETILCDTMEDWDRAIDRANREADVLFVTHYHTLKDDKGIVIEPRKVIERMEPRLKIPAIGSWGFYVEDGGMMAVAVSPYEQGEEAARMAVRVIEEKIAPREIPVQTSHLFVIYIREESIRRRNLQVPGLIEAFARATNNYFEEVH; translated from the coding sequence ATGAAAATACAATTAGAAAAATTGATGGCCTTCGCCTTCGTGTCGATGGTCGTCGTCTTCCTCATCGCCTACAACCTCAACAAACCGCGAGTATTTATTCTGCACAGCTATGATACGGATTACTCCTGGGTAACCGATATCAACGAGGGCTTTGCTCGCGTTTTGAAGAACAAGGCCTACAATACGCGCTACTTCTACATGAATACCAAGCGAAATCCGGGCGTTGAATACAAGCAGCGGACGGGCGAGACGGTGGTGAAGATGATCCGCGATTGGAATCCCGACATCTTAATTGCCGTCGATGACGACGCTCAGAAGTTCGCGGCGCGCCACTTCATAGATGATCCGAAAATAAAAATCATCTATACGGGCGTGAACGCCTTTCCCGAGGATTACGGATTTGATAAGGCGAAGAACGCCACGGGTATACTGGAGCGACTGCCTTTCGAGGCTTTTAAAGAAGTCTTTGTGCAGATCCTGCCCCCGAATCGGCGCAAGGTCATGCATATTGCCGACTCATCGTCAACGTCGGTCTTTATTCAGCATGAGGTTGAGGCCTATGACTGGGGCCCGATGGTTCTGACTGAAACGATCCTCTGTGATACGATGGAGGACTGGGATCGCGCCATCGATCGTGCGAACCGCGAGGCCGACGTTCTGTTTGTGACGCACTACCATACACTGAAAGACGATAAAGGCATCGTGATCGAGCCGCGCAAGGTTATCGAGCGTATGGAGCCGCGGCTGAAAATACCCGCCATCGGCAGCTGGGGCTTTTATGTCGAAGACGGAGGCATGATGGCCGTCGCCGTGTCGCCATACGAGCAGGGAGAAGAGGCCGCCCGCATGGCCGTTCGCGTCATCGAAGAGAAGATCGCTCCGCGGGAGATCCCCGTTCAGACGAGTCATCTTTTCGTTATCTATATTCGCGAAGAGAGCATTCGCAGGCGCAACTTGCAGGTTCCTGGCCTGATCGAGGCCTTCGCACGCGCTACGAATAACTATTTCGAAGAGGTGCACTGA
- a CDS encoding Fur family transcriptional regulator, with protein sequence MSQQELDHSLKRIRDLGLRLTPQRTEILSILIQAQAPLSAQEIHQNIIERQPAVSLDTVYRNLTTLTEAGLVSQVGLQNRDSARFEYQGQDHHHHAICLKCRKSVCIGEISSQPGIEKELKAAGFKPMGHVFEVYGLCADCREDQ encoded by the coding sequence ATGAGCCAACAGGAGCTGGATCATTCTCTCAAGCGCATCCGGGATCTTGGATTGCGGCTTACTCCGCAGCGTACCGAGATACTGAGTATACTTATTCAAGCGCAGGCCCCTCTTTCGGCTCAGGAGATCCACCAGAATATCATCGAACGGCAACCGGCGGTAAGCCTTGATACCGTTTACAGAAATCTTACTACTCTTACCGAAGCCGGCCTCGTTTCGCAGGTCGGATTGCAGAACAGAGATTCGGCGCGCTTCGAATATCAGGGCCAGGACCACCATCACCATGCCATCTGCTTGAAGTGTCGCAAATCGGTATGTATCGGCGAGATCAGCTCGCAACCGGGCATTGAGAAAGAGCTGAAGGCGGCGGGATTCAAGCCGATGGGGCACGTCTTTGAGGTCTACGGGCTCTGTGCCGATTGTCGGGAGGACCAATGA
- a CDS encoding LIC11874 family lipoprotein → MSLMLASCFEYEEKIVFHRDFSGVIEFNYTVPIDEETGKSLIAFLPSQLVDVKSRYNHLPVKPELQDFVAERIPGEPFQQAKVSYRIRFHEVKELETYLPGDTQIFQGAGTLRLYRSFPGLESGTEGRQIRVYRMAYRTILEQLKGRTMKFTIVCPWYFDLSSNQGTLPSPGVVYFAFPLDRTMLQPKETLWSVEIKANPSPEEGPKTQQGPGGPLP, encoded by the coding sequence ATGTCCTTAATGCTCGCGAGCTGCTTCGAATACGAAGAGAAGATCGTATTTCATCGAGACTTTTCGGGCGTCATAGAATTCAATTATACGGTTCCCATCGACGAAGAAACCGGAAAGTCGCTGATCGCCTTCTTACCGTCACAGCTTGTCGATGTAAAGTCCCGTTACAATCATCTTCCTGTGAAGCCCGAGTTACAGGATTTTGTCGCAGAGCGCATTCCCGGTGAGCCGTTCCAGCAGGCGAAGGTCAGCTATCGTATCCGCTTTCATGAGGTGAAAGAGCTGGAGACCTATCTGCCGGGTGATACGCAGATCTTTCAGGGGGCGGGCACGTTGCGGCTGTACAGATCCTTTCCCGGCCTTGAATCGGGAACAGAGGGCAGACAGATTCGTGTCTACAGAATGGCCTACCGCACGATTCTCGAACAGCTGAAAGGTCGCACGATGAAGTTTACGATCGTTTGCCCCTGGTATTTTGACCTGTCGTCGAATCAGGGTACGCTGCCTTCACCGGGTGTCGTCTATTTCGCCTTTCCGCTCGATCGCACGATGCTTCAACCGAAAGAGACGCTCTGGAGCGTCGAGATTAAAGCAAACCCTTCTCCTGAAGAAGGCCCGAAAACACAGCAAGGGCCCGGCGGTCCTCTGCCGTAA
- a CDS encoding ABC transporter substrate binding protein: MRTLLYTKRLLCLGLLLFVGQSLPLLSAPSGAEKNVLVLHSYHKGLSWTERAVSGIENTFNQSNFSGTKVRIFYEYMDTKRFEDPEYQELLVPALKYKAQRVHYDVIISVDDAALQFLFKHREEIFGEPTPVVFCGVNFYSPELLAGKKNYTGVVEAFAAKDTIDLALRLHPQTKEFVIIGDDSVTSVANNRALQKVEPDYKEKGIKFRYMTGARIEEFRREIEKLEPGAIVLAMLFNRDSNNRFYTYEEAFERYAGLARVPVYTYWDFYLGNGAVGGKIISGRAQGEAAAAIAIRLLDGVPMSEIPVVTESPNEYIFDYKQLRRFSISEGDLPYGSHLINEPVTFREFYERYRSYIFGFLALITFLLVVIAVLAVNIRRRIRSEKKLIETNSAYYRFVPREFLDYLNKNDILDVLPGDCVKREMSILFSDIRSFTTLSENMTPEENFRFINSYLSYISPAIRNNGGFIDKFIGDAIMALFPGSADDVLRAAQDMTYRLVDFNLMRAKEGLPPISIGIGIHRGDLMLGTVGEAMRMDSTVISDAVNLASRLESLTKTYGAHVIVSEQVIDSLDEKRDLFLKRYLGRVNVKGKHKPVVVYEWLEAYSAVEKEPLIRYRERFEEAVRLIEKGHMTEAAPLLKEILKENPADGAAKYLMTRLRAAHEELEV; the protein is encoded by the coding sequence ATGCGCACACTTCTATATACAAAGAGATTGCTATGCCTCGGGCTGCTCCTGTTTGTCGGGCAGTCCCTTCCTCTTCTTTCAGCGCCGTCGGGGGCGGAAAAGAACGTTCTCGTGCTGCATTCGTATCATAAAGGACTGAGCTGGACGGAACGGGCCGTTTCAGGAATCGAGAATACCTTTAACCAGAGTAACTTCTCGGGTACAAAGGTGCGTATCTTCTATGAATATATGGATACGAAACGATTTGAAGATCCGGAGTATCAGGAGCTTCTTGTTCCTGCCCTGAAATACAAGGCGCAGCGCGTTCACTATGACGTCATCATCAGCGTCGACGACGCCGCTCTTCAGTTTCTGTTCAAGCATCGCGAAGAGATCTTTGGCGAACCGACGCCGGTCGTTTTCTGCGGCGTGAATTTCTACTCGCCCGAGCTTCTGGCTGGAAAAAAAAACTACACTGGAGTCGTCGAGGCCTTTGCGGCAAAGGATACGATCGATCTCGCTCTGAGGCTTCATCCGCAGACGAAGGAGTTCGTTATCATCGGCGACGATTCGGTGACGTCAGTCGCAAACAATCGAGCTCTTCAGAAAGTAGAGCCCGACTATAAAGAAAAGGGAATAAAGTTCCGCTATATGACGGGGGCGCGCATCGAGGAGTTTCGTCGAGAGATCGAAAAACTCGAACCAGGCGCCATCGTCCTGGCTATGCTTTTCAACAGAGATTCGAATAACCGCTTCTATACGTATGAAGAGGCCTTCGAGCGTTATGCAGGCCTGGCACGCGTTCCCGTCTATACCTACTGGGATTTTTATCTCGGGAACGGCGCCGTCGGCGGCAAGATCATCAGCGGTCGGGCGCAGGGAGAGGCCGCCGCCGCCATTGCCATTCGACTGCTGGACGGAGTTCCGATGTCTGAGATCCCCGTCGTCACCGAGAGCCCGAACGAGTATATTTTCGACTATAAACAGCTGCGCCGCTTCAGTATCTCTGAAGGCGATCTGCCCTATGGGTCTCACCTGATCAACGAGCCGGTTACGTTTCGCGAGTTTTACGAGCGTTATCGCAGCTATATCTTCGGATTTCTCGCGCTGATCACCTTCCTGCTCGTTGTGATCGCCGTCCTGGCGGTGAACATCCGCCGGCGCATTCGAAGCGAGAAGAAGCTGATCGAAACCAACAGCGCCTATTACCGCTTTGTTCCGCGGGAGTTTCTCGATTATCTGAACAAGAATGATATTCTTGACGTTCTTCCCGGCGACTGTGTGAAGCGTGAGATGTCCATTCTCTTCTCAGACATTCGATCGTTCACTACGTTATCCGAAAATATGACGCCTGAAGAGAATTTTCGGTTTATTAACTCGTATCTGAGTTATATCAGTCCGGCGATTCGCAACAACGGCGGCTTTATCGACAAATTTATCGGCGACGCCATCATGGCGTTGTTCCCGGGATCGGCCGATGACGTTCTGCGTGCAGCGCAGGATATGACCTACCGACTGGTTGATTTCAATTTGATGAGAGCGAAAGAAGGGCTACCGCCCATCTCCATCGGCATCGGCATTCACAGAGGTGACCTGATGCTCGGAACGGTCGGCGAGGCGATGCGTATGGACAGCACGGTCATTTCAGATGCCGTTAACCTGGCGTCGCGCCTCGAAAGCCTGACAAAAACGTATGGAGCGCATGTCATCGTTAGCGAGCAGGTCATCGACTCTCTCGATGAAAAGAGAGACCTCTTCTTGAAAAGGTATCTCGGTCGTGTGAACGTAAAAGGAAAGCATAAGCCCGTCGTCGTCTACGAATGGCTTGAGGCCTACTCCGCCGTTGAGAAGGAGCCCCTTATTCGTTACAGAGAGCGTTTTGAAGAGGCCGTACGTTTGATCGAAAAAGGGCATATGACCGAAGCGGCTCCGCTCTTGAAAGAGATTTTGAAAGAGAACCCCGCCGACGGCGCGGCAAAATATCTGATGACGCGCCTGCGCGCAGCACATGAGGAGCTTGAGGTATGA
- a CDS encoding DNA-3-methyladenine glycosylase I: protein MNDRCPWVDVTKPDYLSYHDEQWGVPVYDDRLIFEYLTLESAQAGLSWYTVLKKRENYRRAFANFEPEKVARFTQAKIEKLLLDPGIIRNRLKVEAAVNNARLFIKVQSEFGSFSDYIWRFVDGRPRVNTLREKKDYPATSAESDALSKDLKKRGFKFLGSTVCYAHMQATGMVNDHSLNCFRRQQIIDSY, encoded by the coding sequence ATGAACGATCGCTGCCCCTGGGTCGATGTAACGAAGCCCGACTACCTGTCCTATCACGACGAGCAATGGGGTGTTCCCGTCTACGACGATCGCCTGATCTTTGAATACCTGACCCTCGAATCGGCGCAGGCCGGATTGAGCTGGTACACGGTACTGAAAAAACGAGAAAACTATCGAAGGGCCTTCGCGAATTTCGAACCGGAGAAGGTCGCCCGTTTCACTCAGGCGAAGATTGAAAAACTTCTTCTTGATCCGGGAATCATACGTAACCGCCTCAAGGTCGAGGCTGCCGTGAATAACGCCCGGCTTTTTATAAAGGTGCAGTCCGAATTCGGATCATTCTCTGACTATATCTGGAGATTTGTGGACGGCCGCCCCAGGGTAAACACTCTGCGCGAGAAAAAGGATTATCCGGCGACAAGCGCCGAATCCGACGCCCTGAGCAAAGATCTGAAAAAGCGCGGCTTTAAATTCCTCGGATCAACCGTCTGCTACGCTCACATGCAGGCAACGGGAATGGTTAACGATCATTCGCTGAATTGTTTCAGACGACAGCAGATCATCGACTCATATTGA